In a single window of the Streptomyces sp. NBC_00094 genome:
- a CDS encoding glycosyl hydrolase family 18 protein → MHPRKPLIAALLSSALAAGALAATVGLGSAQAADSSTTASAGNVRIAYYDQWSVYGNAFYPKHLDTRGIASKLDVINYSFGNIHPTNLTCFEANKAAGDDNNPNAGDGAGDSYADYQKSFSAADSVDGVADTWNQPIVGVFNQFKELKAKYPHLKINISLGGWTYSKYFSDAAKTDASRKKLVTSCIDQYIKGNLPVEGGFGGAGTAAGIFDGIDIDWEYPGSSGGHLGNHYAPEDKQNFTLLLAEFRKQLDEYGAANGGKKYLLTSALPAGQDKIKYIETDKIGQYLDYANIMTYDMHGAWDGDGPTYHQSPLYPSPNDPTDAIAPGTEKYSIDSAIDSWIDGNPTYGIAGGFPANKLTLGYEFYYRGWKGVPAGTTNGLAQTATGGSNVRPLSQQAGIAHYKELGGIVDNASTTFWDDQSKSSYFYKDGEFFTGLNQKSIQARVDYSKQRGLAGAMMYSLLGLDDNATLLTQINTALGATTTPPTTTPPTTPPTTPPTTPPTTEPTTPPTTTPPTGCGSLPAYVAGTVYTAGNEVSHNGRKYKAQWWTQNETPGTTGEWGVWKDLGAC, encoded by the coding sequence GTGCACCCCCGTAAGCCCTTGATCGCCGCGCTCCTCAGCTCGGCCCTCGCCGCCGGCGCGCTTGCCGCGACGGTCGGCCTCGGCTCCGCCCAGGCGGCCGACTCGTCGACCACTGCCTCTGCGGGCAACGTGCGCATCGCGTACTACGACCAGTGGAGCGTCTACGGCAACGCGTTCTACCCCAAGCACCTCGACACCCGGGGCATCGCGAGCAAGCTGGACGTCATCAACTACTCGTTCGGCAACATCCACCCCACCAACCTCACCTGTTTCGAGGCCAACAAGGCCGCCGGTGACGACAACAACCCCAACGCGGGTGACGGTGCGGGCGACTCGTACGCCGACTACCAGAAGTCCTTCAGTGCGGCGGACAGCGTCGACGGCGTCGCCGACACGTGGAACCAGCCGATCGTGGGCGTCTTCAACCAGTTCAAGGAACTGAAGGCGAAGTACCCCCACCTGAAGATCAACATCTCGCTCGGCGGCTGGACCTACTCCAAGTACTTCAGCGACGCGGCGAAGACGGACGCGAGCCGCAAGAAGCTCGTCACCTCCTGCATCGACCAGTACATCAAGGGCAACCTGCCCGTCGAGGGCGGCTTCGGCGGCGCGGGCACGGCGGCCGGCATCTTCGACGGCATCGACATCGACTGGGAGTACCCCGGCTCCTCCGGCGGCCACCTGGGCAACCACTACGCCCCCGAGGACAAGCAGAACTTCACCCTCCTCCTCGCCGAGTTCCGCAAGCAGCTCGACGAGTACGGCGCGGCCAACGGCGGCAAGAAGTACCTGCTGACCTCGGCCCTCCCGGCCGGCCAGGACAAGATCAAGTACATCGAGACCGACAAGATCGGTCAGTACTTGGACTACGCCAACATCATGACGTACGACATGCACGGCGCCTGGGACGGCGACGGGCCGACGTACCACCAGTCCCCGCTGTACCCCTCGCCGAACGACCCGACCGACGCGATCGCGCCGGGCACCGAGAAGTACAGCATCGACTCGGCCATCGACTCGTGGATCGACGGCAACCCGACGTACGGCATCGCGGGCGGCTTCCCCGCCAACAAGCTGACCCTGGGCTACGAGTTCTACTACCGCGGCTGGAAGGGCGTCCCGGCCGGCACCACCAACGGCCTCGCCCAGACCGCCACCGGCGGCTCCAACGTCCGTCCGCTCAGCCAGCAGGCCGGCATCGCGCACTACAAGGAGCTCGGCGGCATCGTCGACAACGCGTCGACCACCTTCTGGGACGACCAGTCGAAGTCCTCGTACTTCTACAAGGACGGCGAGTTCTTCACCGGTCTGAACCAGAAGTCCATCCAGGCCCGGGTGGACTACTCCAAGCAGCGCGGCCTGGCCGGCGCGATGATGTACTCGCTCCTCGGCCTGGACGACAACGCCACCCTGCTGACCCAGATCAACACCGCGCTGGGCGCCACCACCACCCCGCCCACCACGACGCCGCCGACCACCCCGCCGACGACGCCGCCCACCACCCCGCCCACCACGGAGCCGACCACGCCTCCGACGACGACGCCGCCCACGGGCTGCGGCTCGCTCCCGGCGTACGTGG
- a CDS encoding LLM class flavin-dependent oxidoreductase, translating to MTDAIRGEARGTAPVPLSVLDLVTVGSGRTATQALATSVELSRLAERRGFHRHWVAEHHSMPGVASSSPAVILAHLAAHTRRIRLGSGGVMLPNHAPLVIAEQFGTLEAFAPGRIDLGLGRAPGTDGATAAALRRTDTLNEGALGSPLLERSRELGEDFPEQLAELTRFLDDDFPDGHPYARIHAVPGPVQGPKGRPPVWLLGSSGFSARLAGLLGLPFAFAHHFSARNTIPALDLYRDSFRPSGILDAPYAMIGVSALAADEAPQARRQVLAGALAMLRLRTGRPGLVPTPEEAEAYGFSPAEREFVEGWLANVVYGTPDEVRTGLDDLRKRTGADELMITANGHGGEARLRSYELIADAYELPELPELPGQGSEPETAG from the coding sequence GTGACCGACGCAATTCGAGGAGAGGCGCGGGGGACCGCGCCCGTACCGCTGTCCGTGCTGGACCTGGTGACCGTCGGCAGCGGGCGGACCGCGACCCAGGCGCTGGCCACCAGCGTCGAGCTGAGCCGGCTCGCCGAGCGGCGCGGCTTCCACCGCCACTGGGTGGCCGAGCACCACTCGATGCCCGGGGTCGCCTCCTCCTCCCCGGCGGTGATCCTCGCCCACCTCGCCGCCCACACCCGCCGCATCCGGCTCGGCTCGGGCGGGGTCATGCTGCCCAACCACGCCCCGCTCGTCATCGCCGAGCAGTTCGGCACCCTGGAGGCCTTCGCCCCCGGCCGGATCGACCTCGGACTCGGCCGCGCGCCCGGCACCGACGGCGCCACGGCGGCCGCCCTGCGGCGCACCGACACCCTGAACGAGGGCGCATTGGGGTCTCCCCTGCTCGAGCGAAGCCGAGAGCTTGGGGAAGACTTTCCCGAGCAGCTCGCCGAGCTGACCCGCTTCCTGGACGACGACTTCCCGGACGGGCACCCGTACGCCCGGATCCACGCCGTGCCCGGACCCGTGCAGGGCCCCAAGGGCCGGCCGCCCGTCTGGCTGCTCGGCTCCTCCGGCTTCAGCGCCCGCCTCGCCGGCCTGCTCGGGCTGCCCTTCGCCTTCGCGCACCACTTCTCCGCCCGGAACACGATCCCGGCGCTCGACCTCTACCGTGACTCCTTCCGGCCCTCGGGGATCCTCGACGCCCCGTACGCGATGATCGGCGTCTCGGCGCTCGCCGCCGACGAGGCGCCGCAGGCCCGCCGTCAGGTCCTCGCCGGAGCCCTCGCGATGCTGCGGCTGCGCACCGGCCGGCCGGGTCTGGTGCCGACGCCGGAGGAGGCGGAGGCGTACGGTTTCAGCCCCGCCGAGCGGGAGTTCGTGGAGGGCTGGCTGGCGAACGTCGTGTACGGCACCCCGGACGAGGTCCGCACGGGCCTGGACGACCTCAGGAAGCGCACGGGCGCGGACGAGCTGATGATCACGGCCAACGGGCACGGCGGGGAGGCCCGGTTGCGGAGCTACGAGCTGATCGCCGACGCGTACGAGCTTCCGGAGCTCCCCGAGCTCCCCGGGCAGGGTTCCGAGCCGGAGACGGCCGGGTAA
- a CDS encoding IclR family transcriptional regulator, translating to MALKPEPTAPFHSVQYALRVLETVSRHGGGVTDVQIARETGLPVAHLSSLLLMLRREGYVEQVADGAYVIGDSLVLLGSGLTRREALEAKLQETLTELRDSVGAAVYISRYIDGEVKITQFADGPRTPKVNEWVDFRSAAHASAVGKCLLTQLDQNGRRDHLARHKIARLTSRTITNERILFSKLDSQPATVPVLDLQEYAVGTVCAAVPLTAGSAVGCLALSLPIEHAHRLRAAADTLNRRAAPVVLSLAI from the coding sequence GTGGCGCTGAAGCCCGAGCCCACCGCGCCGTTCCACTCGGTGCAATACGCCCTGCGCGTCCTCGAGACGGTGTCACGGCACGGGGGCGGAGTGACGGACGTCCAGATCGCCCGCGAGACCGGCCTGCCCGTCGCGCACCTCTCGTCCCTGCTCCTCATGCTCCGCCGTGAGGGGTACGTGGAGCAGGTCGCCGACGGCGCGTACGTCATCGGGGACTCCCTGGTCCTCCTCGGTTCCGGCCTGACCCGCCGCGAAGCGCTGGAGGCCAAGCTCCAGGAGACCCTGACCGAACTGCGCGACTCCGTCGGTGCCGCGGTCTACATCAGCCGGTACATCGACGGCGAGGTGAAGATCACCCAGTTCGCCGACGGGCCGCGCACGCCCAAGGTCAACGAGTGGGTGGACTTCCGCTCGGCGGCGCACGCGAGTGCGGTCGGCAAGTGCCTGCTCACCCAGCTCGACCAGAACGGGCGGCGGGACCACCTCGCCCGCCACAAGATCGCCCGGCTGACCTCCCGGACGATCACCAACGAGCGGATCCTCTTCTCGAAGCTCGACAGCCAGCCGGCGACCGTCCCCGTGCTCGACCTCCAGGAGTACGCGGTCGGCACGGTCTGCGCGGCCGTACCGCTGACGGCGGGCTCGGCCGTGGGCTGCCTCGCGCTCTCCCTGCCGATCGAGCACGCGCACCGACTGCGCGCGGCGGCCGACACGCTCAACCGGCGGGCCGCGCCGGTGGTGCTCTCGCTGGCGATCTGA
- a CDS encoding response regulator transcription factor encodes MPIDSRRLRVVLAEDSVLLREGLIGFLTRFGHEVVAAVGDADGLREAVAAHDPDIVVTDVRMPPGFQDEGLRAAVALRAERPGLPVLVLSQYVQRSYAADLLDSGDGTGVGYLLKDRVGQVEEFVEALTQVADGGTVVDPEVVRQLLRRHRDPLEALTPREREVLGLVAEGHSNGEIARRLVVTEAAVGKHIGNILAKLGLPQAEDTHRRVLAVLTYLRA; translated from the coding sequence GTGCCGATCGATTCCAGAAGGCTCCGCGTCGTCCTCGCCGAGGACAGCGTCCTCCTCCGCGAGGGACTGATCGGGTTCCTGACCCGGTTCGGCCACGAGGTCGTCGCCGCCGTCGGTGACGCCGACGGCCTGCGCGAGGCGGTCGCCGCCCACGACCCGGACATCGTCGTCACCGACGTCCGGATGCCGCCCGGCTTCCAGGACGAGGGGCTGCGCGCCGCCGTCGCGCTCCGCGCCGAGCGGCCCGGCCTGCCGGTCCTCGTCCTCAGCCAGTACGTGCAGCGCAGCTACGCCGCCGACCTGCTCGATTCGGGCGACGGCACCGGCGTCGGCTACCTCCTGAAGGACCGGGTGGGGCAGGTCGAGGAGTTCGTCGAGGCCCTCACCCAGGTCGCGGACGGCGGCACGGTCGTCGACCCCGAGGTCGTACGGCAGCTGCTGCGCCGCCACCGGGACCCGCTGGAGGCGCTGACCCCGCGCGAGCGCGAGGTCCTCGGCCTGGTCGCGGAGGGGCACTCCAACGGGGAGATCGCCCGCCGTCTGGTGGTGACCGAGGCCGCCGTCGGCAAGCACATCGGGAACATCCTGGCCAAGCTCGGCCTGCCGCAGGCCGAGGACACCCACCGGCGCGTCCTCGCCGTCCTCACGTACCTCAGGGCCTGA
- a CDS encoding sensor domain-containing protein, translated as MEPRNPWQALTRSRFPLGSWPWRGVGYLATGGIVGGLTCLVFLVLGVFSLFLVGLPLLLLSGPAVGGVERFRLRLVDLDPAPDPHRVPTAPGLVAWLRLRVGEQATWRELGYALLLATVLWPLDLVALAVGLGLPLALLGAPLQLAVDGHEAKVVKAYLVTSYPEAFAAALLGALLLVALAYPLAAVAGARAALARALLAPRDAEARDGAIGEVIASRARLVDAFEAERRRIERDLHDGAQQRLVALTMTLGLARLDAPPGPLADQLAKAHAEAGQVLTELRELIHGIHPQVLADYGLGAALTDAADRSAVPVDTDVELPRLPASVESAGYFAGCEALANVGKHSGADRARLTARYEDGVLRIDVEDDGRGAADPSRGSGLTGLADRIAVLDGTLTIMSPPGGPTLLRVEIPCRSIPEGSASSSPRTASSSARD; from the coding sequence ATGGAACCCCGTAACCCCTGGCAGGCGCTCACCCGGTCCCGCTTCCCGCTCGGCTCCTGGCCCTGGCGGGGCGTCGGATACCTCGCGACCGGGGGGATCGTCGGGGGGCTCACCTGCCTCGTGTTCCTCGTGCTCGGGGTGTTCTCGCTGTTCCTCGTCGGGCTGCCGCTGCTGCTCCTCTCCGGGCCCGCCGTCGGCGGCGTCGAGCGGTTCCGGCTCCGGCTCGTCGACCTGGACCCCGCCCCCGACCCGCACCGCGTCCCCACCGCGCCCGGCCTCGTCGCCTGGCTCCGGCTCCGGGTGGGGGAGCAGGCGACCTGGCGGGAACTCGGGTACGCCCTCCTGCTCGCCACCGTCCTGTGGCCGCTCGACCTCGTCGCGCTCGCCGTCGGCCTCGGCCTGCCCCTGGCCCTCCTCGGCGCCCCGCTCCAGCTGGCGGTGGACGGCCACGAGGCCAAGGTCGTCAAGGCGTACCTGGTCACCTCCTATCCCGAGGCCTTCGCCGCCGCCCTCCTCGGCGCCCTCCTCCTCGTCGCCCTCGCCTACCCGCTCGCCGCCGTCGCCGGTGCCCGCGCGGCCCTCGCCCGGGCCCTGCTCGCCCCGCGCGACGCCGAGGCGCGGGACGGCGCGATCGGTGAGGTCATCGCCTCCCGCGCCCGGCTCGTCGACGCCTTCGAGGCCGAGCGGCGGCGCATCGAGCGCGACCTCCACGACGGGGCCCAGCAGCGGCTCGTCGCCCTCACCATGACCCTCGGCCTCGCCCGGCTCGACGCCCCGCCGGGACCGCTCGCCGACCAGCTCGCCAAGGCCCACGCGGAGGCCGGCCAGGTCCTGACGGAGCTGCGGGAGCTGATCCACGGCATCCACCCGCAGGTCCTGGCCGACTACGGCCTCGGTGCGGCCCTCACCGACGCCGCCGACCGCTCGGCCGTCCCCGTCGACACCGACGTCGAGCTGCCCCGGCTGCCCGCCTCCGTCGAGAGCGCCGGCTACTTCGCCGGCTGCGAGGCCCTCGCCAACGTCGGCAAGCACAGCGGTGCCGACCGGGCGAGGCTCACCGCCCGGTACGAGGACGGCGTCCTGCGGATCGACGTCGAGGACGACGGGCGGGGCGCCGCAGACCCGTCCCGGGGCAGCGGGCTCACCGGACTCGCCGACAGGATCGCCGTCCTCGATGGCACACTGACGATCATGAGCCCGCCGGGCGGGCCGACCCTCCTCCGAGTGGAGATCCCGTGCCGATCGATTCCAGAAGGCTCCGCGTCGTCCTCGCCGAGGACAGCGTCCTCCTCCGCGAGGGACTGA
- a CDS encoding AMP-binding protein translates to MRGADTVAELVRRQWGDHRIGLRDEHHTLTHHEVAAGAAARAALLVDLMPPLPGGEPHLGILLDNTPEYPLWLSAAALAGAAVAGINPTRRGAELARDIRHTACRVLVTQRAHLPLLDGLRLPGLRILVTDTDAYRELLAPYASARPGDATLGPVRPDSRFLLSFTSGSTGAPKAALCSQGRLAAAGASLVAHFGVRADDVHYVCMPMFHGNAVIADWAPALSAGAGVALRARFSASRFLPDVRRFGATYFTYVGRAVQYLLATPPGADDRAHALRLGFGTEAGAVDAARFRERFGVPLVEGYGSSEGGAAIQRTPDTPTGAIGRAAPGDDLAVLDAETGKECAPARFSPTGRLLNAAEAVGELVNRGRSPFEGYWRNPEAEAVRLRGGWYWTGDLFYRDAAGFLYFAGRTDDRLRVDSENLAAAMIENILARWDRAAGVAVYAIPDPVAGDRVMAALALRAGAVFDPAEFAAFLAAQPDLGTKMPPRFVRVMRELPLTATNKIHRVALRQASFLCQDPVWWRPTPTAPYEPLTPEATTTLQEEYARQGRAPA, encoded by the coding sequence ATGAGGGGTGCGGACACCGTCGCGGAGCTCGTACGGCGCCAATGGGGCGACCACCGGATCGGCCTGAGGGACGAGCACCACACCCTCACCCACCACGAGGTCGCCGCGGGCGCCGCCGCGCGGGCCGCACTGCTCGTGGACCTGATGCCACCCCTGCCGGGGGGCGAGCCGCACCTCGGCATCCTGCTCGACAACACGCCGGAGTACCCGCTCTGGCTCAGCGCGGCGGCCCTCGCGGGGGCCGCCGTCGCCGGGATCAACCCGACCAGGCGCGGCGCCGAACTCGCCCGGGACATCCGGCACACCGCCTGCCGGGTCCTCGTCACCCAACGCGCCCACCTGCCGCTCCTCGACGGCCTCCGGCTGCCGGGTCTGCGCATCCTCGTCACGGACACCGACGCGTACCGGGAGCTGCTCGCCCCCTACGCGTCCGCCCGCCCGGGAGACGCCACCCTCGGCCCCGTACGCCCCGACAGCCGCTTCCTGCTCTCCTTCACCTCCGGTTCGACGGGCGCGCCCAAGGCCGCGCTCTGCAGCCAGGGACGGCTCGCGGCCGCCGGTGCCTCGCTCGTGGCCCACTTCGGCGTACGGGCCGACGACGTCCACTACGTCTGCATGCCGATGTTCCACGGCAACGCGGTGATCGCGGACTGGGCGCCCGCGCTCTCCGCCGGCGCGGGCGTGGCCCTGCGGGCCCGTTTCTCGGCCTCCCGCTTCCTGCCCGACGTACGCCGCTTCGGCGCCACGTACTTCACCTACGTGGGCCGGGCCGTGCAGTACCTGCTCGCCACCCCGCCCGGCGCGGACGACCGCGCCCACGCGCTCCGCCTCGGCTTCGGCACGGAGGCGGGGGCGGTGGACGCGGCCCGCTTCCGGGAGCGCTTCGGCGTCCCGCTCGTGGAGGGGTACGGCTCCTCCGAGGGCGGCGCGGCGATCCAGCGGACCCCGGACACCCCGACCGGTGCGATCGGGCGGGCCGCGCCGGGCGACGACCTGGCCGTCCTCGACGCGGAGACCGGCAAGGAGTGCGCACCGGCCCGCTTCTCGCCCACGGGACGGCTCCTCAACGCGGCCGAGGCGGTCGGCGAACTCGTCAACCGCGGCCGCAGCCCCTTCGAGGGGTACTGGCGCAACCCCGAGGCGGAGGCGGTCCGGCTGCGCGGGGGCTGGTACTGGACGGGCGACCTCTTCTACCGGGACGCGGCCGGCTTCCTCTACTTCGCGGGCCGTACGGACGACCGGCTGCGGGTCGACAGCGAGAACCTGGCGGCGGCGATGATCGAGAACATCCTCGCCCGCTGGGACCGGGCCGCCGGGGTGGCGGTCTACGCGATACCCGACCCGGTGGCCGGCGACCGGGTCATGGCGGCACTCGCCCTCCGCGCGGGCGCCGTCTTCGACCCGGCGGAGTTCGCGGCCTTCCTCGCCGCGCAGCCGGACCTGGGCACGAAGATGCCGCCGCGCTTCGTCCGCGTCATGCGGGAGCTGCCCCTCACGGCCACCAACAAGATCCACCGCGTGGCCCTCCGCCAGGCCTCCTTCCTCTGCCAGGACCCCGTCTGGTGGCGCCCGACCCCGACCGCTCCGTACGAGCCCCTGACCCCGGAGGCGACCACCACACTCCAGGAGGAGTACGCCCGGCAGGGCCGCGCCCCGGCCTAG
- a CDS encoding lytic polysaccharide monooxygenase, which translates to MRKKSVGAAVVALGVAGASLLATGSAGSHGYTDSPISRQKLCANGTVTNCGSIQWEPQSVEGLKGFPAAGPADGKICSAGLTQFAQLDDPRGGTWPTTGVTAGQSYSFRWQFTARHRTTDFKYYITRNGWDPTQKLTRAALDPQPFLTVPYNNQQPPATLSHSGTLPAGKTGRHLILAVWTIADTANAFYACSDVKF; encoded by the coding sequence ATGCGCAAGAAGTCAGTCGGGGCGGCGGTGGTGGCGCTCGGCGTCGCCGGCGCCTCCCTCCTCGCCACCGGTAGCGCCGGCAGTCACGGCTACACCGATTCACCGATCAGCCGTCAGAAGCTCTGCGCCAACGGCACCGTGACCAACTGCGGCTCCATCCAGTGGGAGCCGCAGTCGGTCGAGGGCCTCAAGGGCTTCCCCGCCGCCGGTCCCGCCGACGGCAAGATCTGTTCGGCCGGGCTCACGCAGTTCGCGCAGCTCGACGACCCCCGAGGCGGCACCTGGCCGACGACGGGCGTCACGGCGGGGCAGAGCTACAGCTTCCGCTGGCAGTTCACGGCCCGGCACCGCACCACCGACTTCAAGTACTACATCACCAGGAACGGCTGGGACCCGACCCAGAAGCTGACCCGGGCCGCGCTCGACCCCCAGCCGTTCCTGACCGTCCCCTACAACAACCAGCAGCCGCCGGCGACCCTCTCGCACTCCGGGACCCTCCCGGCGGGCAAGACGGGCCGTCACCTGATCCTGGCGGTGTGGACGATCGCGGACACCGCGAACGCCTTCTACGCCTGCTCGGACGTGAAGTTCTGA
- a CDS encoding SPFH domain-containing protein, with product MADDAPAPAAGRPAPVADDAPAPAAGRPTPVPSVTGKVSVAKERVDVPDFGLITGARVAALAVPVAGVVRVARRKNVIGAETTGSIPVHLLFRDEPEATAPAATGDDGGPDTVAMAVTDAPPKNGKAAIPAPTKTQKQNQKQVQVQAETQTKSPTKAQAQAQAQAQRQAQAQARQLRTPPQSTSPKGAASKARPAPTADPDLVERSGPVLPGWVGVAGGALALAGCAAVVWWVGAVPAEAARMLRLPPRPYQGIHLGEWALLALGVLATLFALGGLGRGRVGYAWVLTLFGDYRGTVRRTGLVWVSPLLIRRRVDVRLRHWRSEPLPAVDAKGTALDVVVLVVWRVRDTVRAALGVDGHEDYLREQVEAAMARVLSQLPADAFHEDAPTLRDAEAVGEALTRMLSAECAPVGVDVFSAQPTRIEYAPEVAAAMQRRRIAAIDAKHRDSVLTSVVDAVDDVVHRLTSRGLVELDDYERKALVKDLTVAFYTGRTAPAEGA from the coding sequence GTGGCCGACGACGCTCCCGCCCCGGCCGCCGGCAGGCCCGCCCCCGTGGCCGACGACGCTCCCGCCCCGGCCGCCGGCAGGCCCACCCCCGTGCCCTCGGTCACCGGCAAGGTGTCCGTGGCCAAGGAGCGGGTCGACGTGCCCGACTTCGGGCTGATCACCGGCGCGCGGGTCGCCGCGCTCGCGGTGCCCGTCGCCGGTGTCGTACGGGTGGCACGGCGCAAGAACGTGATCGGGGCCGAGACCACCGGCTCCATCCCGGTGCACCTGCTCTTCCGGGACGAGCCGGAGGCCACCGCCCCCGCCGCGACCGGGGACGACGGAGGCCCGGACACCGTCGCCATGGCCGTGACCGACGCCCCGCCGAAGAACGGCAAGGCCGCCATTCCGGCGCCGACGAAGACACAGAAGCAGAACCAGAAGCAGGTGCAGGTGCAGGCAGAGACACAGACGAAGTCACCGACGAAGGCACAGGCACAGGCACAGGCACAGGCACAGCGACAAGCGCAGGCGCAGGCGCGGCAGCTCCGCACTCCGCCCCAGTCCACCTCCCCGAAGGGCGCCGCGAGCAAGGCCCGGCCCGCCCCCACCGCCGACCCGGACCTCGTGGAGCGTTCCGGTCCGGTGCTGCCGGGCTGGGTCGGCGTGGCCGGCGGGGCGCTCGCGCTCGCCGGCTGCGCGGCGGTCGTGTGGTGGGTCGGAGCCGTCCCCGCGGAGGCGGCACGGATGCTGCGGCTGCCGCCGCGTCCGTACCAGGGCATCCACCTCGGCGAGTGGGCGCTGCTGGCGCTCGGCGTCCTCGCGACCCTCTTCGCGCTCGGCGGTCTCGGTCGTGGCCGGGTCGGCTACGCCTGGGTCCTGACGCTCTTCGGCGACTACCGCGGCACCGTCCGCCGTACGGGTCTGGTCTGGGTCAGCCCGCTCCTGATCCGCCGCAGGGTCGACGTACGGCTCCGGCACTGGCGCAGTGAGCCGCTGCCCGCGGTCGACGCCAAGGGCACGGCGCTCGACGTCGTCGTCCTCGTCGTCTGGCGGGTCCGGGACACCGTCCGCGCCGCGCTGGGGGTCGACGGTCACGAGGACTACCTGCGGGAGCAGGTGGAGGCGGCGATGGCCCGGGTGCTGTCGCAGCTTCCGGCGGACGCCTTCCACGAGGACGCCCCGACGCTCCGGGACGCGGAGGCGGTCGGCGAGGCCCTGACGCGGATGCTGTCGGCCGAGTGCGCTCCGGTCGGTGTCGACGTCTTCTCGGCGCAGCCGACGCGGATCGAGTACGCCCCGGAGGTCGCGGCCGCGATGCAGCGGCGTCGGATCGCGGCGATCGACGCGAAGCACCGGGACAGTGTCCTGACGTCGGTGGTGGACGCGGTGGACGACGTGGTCCACCGGCTGACCAGTCGTGGTCTGGTGGAGCTGGACGACTACGAGCGCAAGGCGCTGGTCAAGGACCTGACGGTGGCGTTCTACACGGGCAGGACGGCGCCCGCGGAGGGAGCCTGA
- a CDS encoding peptidoglycan-binding protein: MSVPVFEEFEPAADCGCPGCAQRRRDLALGLPVRSGGHPGAHGARRALVLVTAAGVVLGGGGAGVATALSPTGPFTPADARGEAGELTAATTNNPPTTNDPPITDTVTGADASTDMDTADLREWSAPTPADRVTPWPGPETPQGGREPLHGAPGPGPTPTTNPATTPTTSQISTGALRQTTRAEIINRAKLWVTAQVPYSMDKYWSDGYRQDCSGYISMVWNLRSNEWTGSLDRFAERIDRTELQPGDILLFHNPASPTRGSHVTIFGGWTDYTHTSYIAYEQTKPRTRKQATPMAYWENSDRYVAYRYKGVVSGGSGGGTTGGGSKPTTPPTTAAPYPGAAKFGPGANNPYVTQLGKLLVERGGKKYYSKGPGPKWGEADRRATQAFQLAQGWKGKEADGLPGPDTWKLLVTGEGKSIGGSGGSGGSSANATGFPGRGYFRPGQSNAYVEKLGKQLVKRGFGKHYLSGPGPLWTESDRRNVEAFQRAQGWRGGAADGYPGPETWRRLFR, encoded by the coding sequence ATGAGCGTGCCGGTCTTCGAGGAGTTCGAACCCGCGGCCGACTGCGGCTGCCCGGGCTGCGCCCAGCGGCGTCGTGACCTCGCCCTTGGCCTGCCCGTGCGGTCGGGCGGTCACCCCGGGGCGCACGGCGCGCGCCGCGCGCTGGTCCTGGTGACGGCGGCGGGTGTGGTCCTGGGCGGGGGAGGGGCGGGAGTCGCGACGGCCCTCTCCCCGACGGGGCCGTTCACCCCGGCGGACGCGAGGGGCGAGGCGGGCGAACTGACGGCCGCGACGACGAACAACCCCCCGACGACGAACGACCCCCCGATCACGGACACGGTCACGGGTGCGGACGCGAGCACGGACATGGACACGGCGGACCTCCGGGAGTGGTCGGCGCCGACTCCCGCCGACAGGGTGACCCCCTGGCCGGGACCGGAGACCCCGCAGGGCGGCCGGGAGCCGCTGCACGGAGCGCCCGGCCCGGGCCCCACCCCGACCACGAACCCGGCCACCACCCCGACGACCAGTCAGATCTCGACGGGCGCGCTGCGGCAGACGACCCGGGCCGAGATCATCAACCGCGCCAAGCTGTGGGTGACGGCGCAGGTCCCGTACTCCATGGACAAGTACTGGTCGGACGGGTACCGCCAGGACTGCTCCGGCTACATCTCCATGGTCTGGAACCTGCGCAGCAACGAGTGGACCGGCAGCCTCGACCGCTTCGCCGAGCGGATCGACCGCACCGAGCTCCAGCCCGGCGACATCCTGCTCTTCCACAACCCGGCCAGCCCGACGCGCGGCTCGCACGTCACGATCTTCGGCGGCTGGACCGACTACACCCACACGTCCTACATCGCGTACGAGCAGACCAAGCCGCGCACGCGGAAGCAGGCGACGCCGATGGCGTACTGGGAGAACTCCGACCGGTACGTCGCCTACCGCTACAAGGGCGTCGTGAGCGGCGGCAGCGGGGGCGGCACGACGGGCGGAGGGTCGAAGCCGACGACCCCGCCGACGACGGCGGCCCCCTACCCGGGCGCGGCCAAGTTCGGCCCGGGCGCGAACAACCCCTACGTCACCCAGCTCGGGAAGCTCCTCGTCGAGCGCGGCGGCAAGAAGTACTACAGCAAGGGCCCCGGCCCGAAGTGGGGCGAGGCGGACCGGCGGGCCACCCAGGCGTTCCAGCTCGCGCAGGGATGGAAGGGCAAGGAGGCGGACGGCCTGCCCGGCCCGGACACGTGGAAGCTCCTCGTGACCGGCGAGGGCAAGAGCATCGGCGGATCGGGTGGTTCGGGCGGTTCGAGCGCGAATGCGACGGGGTTTCCCGGGCGTGGCTACTTCCGTCCGGGCCAATCCAACGCATATGTGGAGAAGCTGGGCAAACAACTGGTGAAGCGGGGCTTCGGCAAGCACTACCTGTCGGGACCCGGTCCGCTCTGGACGGAGTCGGACCGCCGCAACGTCGAGGCGTTCCAGCGGGCTCAGGGCTGGCGCGGCGGAGCGGCCGACGGCTACCCGGGCCCGGAGACCTGGCGGCGCTTGTTCCGATGA